The genomic stretch TTTGATTTCACGACAGTGAAATTCAGccctcgcaaaaaaaaaaaaaaaaaaaaaaaaaaaaaaaaaaaaaaacaacaacaacaacaactacgaagcaaaaaaacaaggccAAAACACTCGTCCGCCACCATGCCCGAGACGACGCAGGAGGCTCCAGCCAAGGACTCGCCCTTCTTCATCAAGAACCTGCTCAACTGCGACAGCAAGCCACCCAACAAGACCAAGCCTCCGCCGCCGGCGCTGGCGGCCCACCGGGCGGCCCTGGAGGCGGCGGCGGCAGGGGGCTTTTCCCTGTCGCAGGTGGCTGACTATGCCTTCCCTCGCTTTGAGCTGCCTGCGCAGCGCTTCACGCTGCCGGCCCACTATCTGGAGCGAACTTCGGCGTGGTGGTACCCCTATGCCCTCAACTCCTCTGCGCACATCCACAGAAGTGAAGGTAACAAGCTATGTCTGTTATAGATCGATAGACCATACACAGAAAGATTGaaagataaaaagaaaaatttgagGCGTTTACGCAGAATGTACATTAAATCCAGTATACTCCATTATTTCCTGAACAGAATTATCTTAATTTGCCGTCACAATggcaacaaaatacaaaaaacaaacaaacaaaaaaaagattgtaATGGTGACACGCAAAAGTTGAATCGAGGCAACTGGAATCATCTTGTTTGCTTTTGTTGtttgatttgtatttttttcagccagaaaaaaaaccccaactaTGACTCGGGCAATTATACTAATTTCTAATAAGATGTAATGGTAAATATACAGCgcaataattgaatttaaaaagtattaaaaagcaaatggattttttttttcaaatcgaagAAAATTATCATGACAAATGGTTTGGTACACTATTTCAGCGTTATAATTGTTATATTAAAGACATAATTgcatgtattatttatttttgattgttcCTCTTCCGAATTTTTCTCATTGAGTCCCGTCCATAAAAGTAAagttgtatttagtgtttgtttTGGGGTTGATAGTACATGTGTCGTTATCATATTAAACAGTaattaaaatcaatgttaatataACGGAGTTACATCATAGGCGTTTTAACTGTATAGGCTAATATATTTAGTGCTTTGTATAAATGCGTTTttccttctgtttttttttaaagtaacatggtGATTAAAAAAGTCTAAATGACAACTAATTAAATCTATTCATAGAAAAATGTAAAACGACGCCGCCCACGTGATGACGTTGCTATGTTGCTTCGATGTGTGGTGGCCGTGCTCATAACTCCGCACGTTTCCCCGCATCCAGCCTCTGACAAACTACCGGCCAGAGATTCGTCCCCGACgtcaggaacggaccgagactcTCCGGAGCTGGTGCTCAAATCCGAACCGGAAGGCAAGGATGACGACGAAGACGAGGAGCGCGCGGCGAGCAAAAGCGGCGACGAGATCATCCTGGAGGAGAGTGACTCCGAGGAGGCCAAGAAAGACGAAGTGGACGACTGGAAGAAGCGCGACGGCGGCGACGACGGCTGCGGTGACAAGAAGCCCTGCCGAAAGAAGAAGACCCGCACCGTCTTCTCCCGCAGCCAAGTCTTTCAGCTGGAGTCCACGTTCGACATGAAGCGCTACTTGAGCAGCTCGGAGCGCGCCGGCCTGGCAGCATCACTGCACCTGACCGAGACGCAGGTGAAGATCTGGTTCCAAAATCGCCGGAACAAGTGGAAGCGGCAATTAGCCGCCGAGCTGGAGGCGGCCAACTTGAGCCACGCCGCCGCGCAGAGGATAGTCAGAGTGCCCATTCTCTACCACGAGAACTCGGCGTCGGAGGGCGCCGGCGCGGCCCCTAGCGTGCCGGCCAGTCAGCCGTTGCTAACCTTCCCGCACCCGGGCGTCTACTACTCGCACCCCATCGTCACCTCTGTGCCGCTACTCAGACCCGTCTGAaagcaggggggaaaaaaaaaaaaaaaaaaatcacaaaaagacTTCATATTTTTATACTCGATGAAGAaacaaagagggagaaaaaggcCTGCAGGGACCTCTTGTTGAATAGGGTTTACACGTGATTCgacaattcattattattattattattattattattgttattattattattaccaccACCTCAGGAGTCTACCTGCTTACACTGCCTAAAGAgtgtctatttttttatttcgacTATATTAAGTTCTGCTTTTTACACTGTGACCTAAACAACCTTGTTTacagcccaaataagtcccatcGGCTTGATTATATTTCactgtttttcttcttctttttttttttttttacccattatGTGCAATACATTATTCCgattaataataatttgtacTTTTTGTTTTGGCAAAGAGCTCGTGACAGGTGACAATCAAGACACTCTCAACTGTAAATGACGTGATTGTTCCTGTGTGTGAAATTATATAGTTTTAGTTTGGATTTCAACTCCATGCTGTATAAAgttatataaatgtatatatttaattaaCGAGGAGTCatgaaattgtttttgtttctttgtacagaaaaaacaaacacatgcacacattgTTTCTTTTGCTACTGTACTGATGAACCACGTGGTGAAATAAATGGAGAATATTCTCTCACTATATTGGATTAGTCCACATTTCTGCATCGCTGGTGATTTTGTATTTGAATTTCGATCACTTTTCACAGACAGGATTTTAAGTGAAAGTACATTTGGCGTGAAAATGCTCCATTATATTAGATGCGTATAATTGCCGCCTGTCAAAAATAATCGGCTCAATTGTAGTCACAAGAGAAGGCATTATTTATGCGATTTTGTGGTGTGTGTGTGGATgggggtgtgtgtttgtgtgtgtaaccACAGCTTTTCTTTGTATTTCAAGCATTTCATCTTTTATTTGAAtcactttaaaaaatattttttatttcgaaAAATTTTAAACCATTTCGGAGCCGATTTATCGAAGAACAAAATGTTGAAGATAATATTTGAGCTGAATTATTGAGCTGGTACTTTGTAACACACGATCCTACAAGTGTCACCTGACACGTGAGGCCGCACGAAACAGCCAACGACAGTCAGACAGAAATTCGAGCATCCAAATTCACTGAGGAAAATATTATGCT from Corythoichthys intestinalis isolate RoL2023-P3 chromosome 10, ASM3026506v1, whole genome shotgun sequence encodes the following:
- the hmx3a gene encoding homeobox protein HMX3, whose translation is MPETTQEAPAKDSPFFIKNLLNCDSKPPNKTKPPPPALAAHRAALEAAAAGGFSLSQVADYAFPRFELPAQRFTLPAHYLERTSAWWYPYALNSSAHIHRSEASDKLPARDSSPTSGTDRDSPELVLKSEPEGKDDDEDEERAASKSGDEIILEESDSEEAKKDEVDDWKKRDGGDDGCGDKKPCRKKKTRTVFSRSQVFQLESTFDMKRYLSSSERAGLAASLHLTETQVKIWFQNRRNKWKRQLAAELEAANLSHAAAQRIVRVPILYHENSASEGAGAAPSVPASQPLLTFPHPGVYYSHPIVTSVPLLRPV